A stretch of Ascochyta rabiei chromosome 6, complete sequence DNA encodes these proteins:
- a CDS encoding Isoleucine--tRNA ligase, whose amino-acid sequence MLTPTRFLRASYSSTLRLPKSPFPPRPLPDKTPLYLQRCTDDLYAWQRTRAAAKAFTLHDGPPYANGPLHIGHALNKITKDIICRFHVTRGERVSYIPGWDCHGLPIEIKALQAAKKSFANTDAISIRTAARELAAATVESQKQGFKEWGVMGDWQNAYQTMEKQFELRQLEVFREMWEKGLVYRQFKPVYWSPSSRTALAEAELEYDEGHKSLAAFVRFPATVTDELKGKLKAEGVAGEINVVIWTTTPWTLPANKAIAVHRDMEYCVVKDTEKEGELTLVAATRVAGYEKVLERKLERVVSGLRGSDLAGNLQYENPFQKANGLQPVIHADFVTDSSGTGLVHFAPGHGMDDYHVCQAMGIQAFAPIDDAGAFTKEAFPERPELLEGLLVSDEKRTGTRAVCDYLEKQGFLRAKQNYRHKYPIDWRTKQPVVVRATEQWFADVGDLKDASMKAIADVNFLPETGRFRLESFIQGRSQWCISRQRAWGVPIPALYKVQGDTLEATMDSETIQHLIKTIRERGIDAWWTDAPSDPAWTPPHLANTGTYIRGRDTMDVWFDSGTSWTLLPESQNAPVADVYLEGTDQHRGWFQSSLLTYIATQNYSSGTARAPYKTLITHGFTLDSDGRKMSKSLGNVISPSQIMSGELLPPIKRKKQKGQPAPPPNASPTYDGMGADALRLWAASSDYMRDVTIGQPVLQSVNQALHKYRVTFKWLLGVLSLPSCPPQFTSFDSLRSQLPTSPLLTDTLALHRLSQVSADVHSYYTRYEFFKALNTVNRYIATDLSAFYFETLKDRIYTGHLSDCQTLQAHLGLIFYELLQILAPIAPLLVEEVWDHVPAALRAQSSHPARAAWEPLPATRTTTKSTHDALDTALERLSTLSSAVKAAQERLRADKHIGSGLETAATLVMHPDAIPDFHAQLQTCLSSTNTNPTTTTDTDTDTDTDTETDTRPDMPAQLAGLLVISDFTVSAALPEEKAWPWSATEALSPTTADALFADAKVVVHPPALDKCPRCWRFARESDEALCNRCDEVVGRVALSG is encoded by the coding sequence ATGCTAACCCCAACGCGTTTCCTGCGCGCGTCCTACTCCTCGACCCTGCGCCTTCCGAAATCGCCATTTCCTCCCCGCCCCCTCCCCGACAAGACACCACTCTACCTGCAACGATGCACCGATGACCTCTACGCCTGGCAGCGCACGCGCGCCGCTGCCAAAGCATTCACCCTACACGATGGCCCGCCCTACGCCAATGGCCCCCTGCACATTGGCCATGCGCTGAACAAGATCACAAAAGACATCATCTGCCGCTTCCATGTCACCCGCGGCGAGCGAGTCTCGTACATCCCCGGCTGGGACTGCCACGGCCTGCCCATTGAGATCAAAGCGCTCCAAGCAGCTAAGAAGTCCTTTGCCAACACCGATGCCATCTCCATCCGCACCGCTGCGCGCGAACTCGCCGCTGCAACGGTCGAGAGCCAGAAGCAGGGGTTCAAGGAGTGGGGCGTCATGGGCGACTGGCAGAATGCGTATCAAACCATGGAGAAGCAATTTGAACTGAGGCAGCTGGAGGTTTTTAGGGAAATGTGGGAGAAGGGATTGGTGTATAGGCAGTTCAAGCCAGTCTATTGGAGCCCGAGTTCCAGGACGGCGCTGGCTGAGGCCGAGTTGGAGTATGACGAGGGGCATAAGAGCTTGGCGGCTTTTGTGAGGTTTCCGGCAACGGTGACAGATGAACTGAAGGGCAAGCTGAAAGCGGAGGGCGTAGCGGGGGAGATCAATGTCGTTATCTGGACGACTACGCCCTGGACACTACCAGCGAACAAGGCAATTGCGGTGCACAGGGATATGGAGTACTGCGTTGTGAAAGATACAGAAAAAGAGGGAGAGTTGACGCTGGTCGCAGCGACAAGAGTCGCCGGGTACGAGAAGGTGCTTGAGCGCAAGCTTGAGCGAGTTGTGTCTGGGCTGCGAGGATCGGATCTTGCTGGAAACCTCCAATACGAGAATCCGTTCCAGAAGGCCAACGGACTGCAGCCGGTCATCCACGCAGACTTCGTTACTGATTCGTCTGGTACTGGACTGGTTCACTTTGCGCCGGGTCACGGAATGGACGACTACCACGTTTGCCAGGCCATGGGGATTCAAGCGTTTGCGCCGATCGACGATGCTGGAGCGTTTACAAAGGAGGCTTTCCCGGAACGGCCAGAGCTCCTTGAGGGATTGTTAGTATCTGACGAGAAGAGGACCGGCACAAGAGCTGTGTGCGACTATCTCGAGAAGCAAGGCTTCCTTCGCGCCAAACAGAATTATCGACACAAGTACCCCATTGATTGGAGAACGAAGCAACCGGTTGTCGTAAGAGCGACGGAGCAATGGTTCGCCGACGTTGGTGATCTCAAAGACGCATCGATGAAGGCCATTGCTGATGTCAACTTCCTCCCTGAGACTGGCCGATTTCGGTTGGAAAGCTTTATTCAAGGTCGAAGTCAATGGTGTATATCTCGCCAGCGCGCGTGGGGCGTGCCCATTCCTGCCCTCTACAAGGTCCAGGGCGACACCCTTGAAGCTACCATGGACTCGGAGACAATCCAGCACCTCATCAAAACTATCAGGGAGCGCGGTATCGATGCCTGGTGGACCGACGCGCCCTCGGACCCGGCATGGACACCGCCTCACCTTGCCAACACCGGCACATACATCCGCGGACGGGACACCATGGACGTCTGGTTCGACAGCGGCACGTCCTGGACCCTCCTGCCTGAATCGCAGAACGCGCCCGTTGCAGATGTTTACCTCGAAGGCACCGATCAGCACCGTGGCTGGTTCCAGTCTTCCCTTCTGACTTACATCGCCACGCAAAACTACTCTTCTGGCACCGCCCGCGCGCCCTACAAGACGCTCATCACACATGGCTTTACTCTTGACTCCGATGGCCGCAAGATGAGCAAGTCACTAGGCAACGTCATCTCGCCTTCCCAAATCATGAGCGGCGAGCTCCTCCCACCCATCAAACGTAAAAAGCAAAAAGGCCAACCGGCACCACCCCCGAATGCATCGCCAACATACGATGGCATGGGCGCCGATGCGCTGCGTCTCTGGGCTGCGAGTAGCGACTACATGCGGGACGTGACCATTGGACAGCCCGTACTACAGTCGGTCAACCAAGCGCTGCACAAGTACCGTGTAACCTTTAAATGGCTGCTCGGTGTGCTCAGTCTACCTTCTTGCCCGCCGCAATTCACCTCCTTTGATTCACTGCGCTCCCAACTCCCCACTTCGCCCCTCCTCACCGACACGCTGGCGCTCCACCGCCTCAGCCAGGTCTCGGCGGACGTGCACAGCTACTACACGCGCTACGAATTCTTCAAAGCGCTCAACACCGTGAACCGCTACATCGCGACGGACCTCAGCGCCTTCTACTTCGAAACGCTCAAAGACCGCATCTACACAGGCCACCTGTCCGACTGCCAGACTCTGCAGGCTCACCTCGGCCTCATCTTCTACGAGCTCCTGCAGATCCTAGCCCCCATCGCCCCGCTTCTGGTGGAAGAAGTCTGGGACCACGTCCCCGCCGCGCTGCGCGCTCAGAGCTCGCATCCCGCCCGAGCCGCGTGGGAACCGCTACCAGCGACccggacgacgacgaagagcaCTCACGACGCCCTCGACACAGCGCTAGAGCGCCTCAGCACGCTCAGCAGCGCCGTCAAAGCCGCGCAGGAGCGCCTGCGCGCAGACAAGCACATTGGCTCCGGCCTCGAGACAGCCGCCACCCTCGTCATGCACCCGGACGCCATCCCCGACTTCCACGCCCAGCTGCAGACCTGCCTCTCGAGCACGAATACAAAcccaaccacaaccacagaTACAGATACAGATACAGATACAGATACAGAGACCGACACACGTCCAGACATGCCCGCCCAACTCGCCGGCCTGCTCGTCATCAGCGACTTCACCGTCAGCGCCGCACTGCCCGAGGAGAAAGCTTGGCCGTGGTCCGCGACCGAGGCCCTATCCCCCACCACTGCAGATGCGCTCTTTGCAGACGCAAAGGTCGTCGTGCATCCCCCGGCCCTGGACAAGTGTCCGCGGTGTTGGCGCTTCGCTAGGGAGAGCGACGAGGCGCTGTGTAACCGGTGTGACGAGGTGGTGGGTCGAGTTGCGTTGTCGGGCTGA